The following proteins are co-located in the Aquarana catesbeiana isolate 2022-GZ linkage group LG02, ASM4218655v1, whole genome shotgun sequence genome:
- the LOC141129642 gene encoding histone H1.5-like, translated as MTETESAPAAAPPAEPAAKKKPAKKAAAGGAKKGSKKPSGPSVSELLVKAVAASKERSGVSLSALKKVLAAGGYDVDKNNSRLKIAIRGLVTKGTLVQVKGHGASGSFKINKKQEDKAAGAKKSTKKPSAAAKSPKKPAAKKPAKSPKKKTTTKAPTAAKSPKKAAKKPAKKPAAAKAKKVTKSPKKPKAAAKPKKVAKSPAKKAAKPKTAAKPKKAAPKKK; from the coding sequence ATGACGGAGACTGAGAGCGCCCCAGCCGCCGCTCCTCCAGCGGAGCCCGCCGCCAAGAAGAAGCCGGCCAAGAAGGCGGCAGCCGGAGGAGCCAAGAAAGGCAGCAAGAAGCCGTCCGGTCCCAGCGTGTCCGAGCTCCTCGTCAAAGCCGTGGCCGCTTCCAAAGAGCGCAGCGGGGTCTCCCTGTCCGCCCTCAAGAAGGTCCTGGCCGCCGGAGGATACGATGTGGACAAGAACAACAGCCGCCTCAAGATCGCCATCAGGGGGCTGGTGACTAAGGGGACCCTCGTCCAGGTCAAAGGACATGGCGCCTCCGGATCCTTCAAGATCAACAAGAAGCAGGAGGACAAGGCGGCAGGCGCCAAGAAAAGCACCAAGAAGCCATCGGCTGcggccaagtcccccaagaagccggccgccaagaagccagccaagtcccccaagaagaagACCACCACCAAAGCCCCCACCGCAGCCAAGAGCCCCAAGAAGGCCGCCAAGAAACCCGCAAAAAAGCCTGCAGCTGCTAAAGCCAAGAAGGTGACAAAGAGCCCCAAGAAGCCCAAAGCTGCAGCCAAGCCGAAAAAAGTCGCCAAGAGTCCGGCTAAGAAGGCGGCTAAACCCAAGACAGCAGCCAAGCCCAAGAAGGCCGCTCCAAAGAAGAAATAA
- the LOC141129643 gene encoding histone H3, which produces MARTKQTARKSTGGKAPRKQLATKAARKSAPATGGVKKPHRYRPGTVALREIRRYQKSTELLIRKLPFQRLVREIAQDFKTDLRFQSSAVMALQEASEAYLVGLFEDTNLCAIHAKRVTIMPKDIQLARRIRGERA; this is translated from the coding sequence ATGGCGAGAACCAAGCAGACAGCCCGTAAGTCCACCGGAGGCAAAGCTCCccgcaagcagctggccaccaAAGCCGCCCGCAAGAGCGCCCCGGCCACCGGCGGAGTCAAGAAGCCTCACCGCTACAGGCCCGGCACCGTGGCTCTCCGAGAGATCCGCCGCTACCAGAAATCCACCGAGCTGCTCATCCGCAAGCTGCCCTTCCAGCGCCTCGTCCGAGAGATCGCCCAGGACTTCAAGACCGACCTGCGCTTCCAGAGCTCCGCCGTCATGGCTCTGCAGGAGGCCTCTGAGGCTTACCTCGTCGGACTCTTCGAGGACACCAACCTCTGCGCCATCCACGCCAAGAGGGTCACCATCATGCCCAAAGACATCCAGCTGGCACGCCGCATCCGCGGGGAGagggcatag
- the LOC141129644 gene encoding histone H4 gives MSGRGKGGKGLGKGGAKRHRKVLRDNIQGITKPAIRRLARRGGVKRISGLIYEETRGVLKVFLENVIRDAVTYTEHAKRKTVTAMDVVYALKRQGRTLYGFGG, from the coding sequence atgtctggtcgcggtaaaggagggaagggtctggggaaaggaggcgctaagcggcacaggaaggtgctccgggacaacatccagggcatcaccaaacccgccatccgacgtttggcccgcagagggggtgtcaagcgcatctccggactcatctatgaggagacccgcggagtgctcaaagtcttcctggagaatgtcatccgcgatgccgtcacctacaccgagcacgccaagaggaagaccgtcaccgccatggatgtcgtctatgctctcaaacgccagggccgc